One genomic region from Thermogemmata fonticola encodes:
- a CDS encoding WD40 repeat domain-containing protein → MSGTFQSRRKGIVVGTVLVLAAGLAYRAPAPSQEPTATTPPVQQWQSQYQREREEARQQGWGEAALQAAEEWAERAQAAMQAGRTDLAIRYWREARWRLPYMPPDMPPHVRRVLLQSRLRHGDRINSLVFSPDGRRLVSASRDGTVKIWDLDNGRELICYRGHLSQSDDPTRSGKGMTNVLQASDAAFHPRGQWIASVSGNQVHLWEAASGKHLKTLLQLKTDRPLKCLAFHPQGTLLAVGGDDGVLRLVDITTGQEVWTVPSRNARIERVAWNKDGSLIALGDSNAQIGVYALDNKQLLLGMTALEGGEVLGLACSVQDRLLIGGRQGRVQVLYLPRLKDAGADKAGMRDGEDFQGHEGAVYALATSQDGKFLVTGGRDRTVRLWDFASRQQLRLWQGHAQAVTAVAISPDSRWAASGSEDGTIRLWPLQQSDEHRAFQDAKDSLWAVAYSPDGKRLATAGADGRLRLYDSAAGKLLADFPAATLPITTLEFFPDSRRVALAGGDRHIAIWDLEQRKPVRTLSGHTSAILALAVAADGQHLLSGAADKTARWWNLEQGQAVWTWNGRSAVCAVAIRPGKKNHLAVGLADGTLVILDGASTTAKELSRQPNANGAGVAGLAFSRDGQRLASVGGDGSIQLWQVTDTGTVQPLARLHSPSRNSSATAPLTGVAFSPDGRHLAAVGADTFVHLWDTVTGTEVRTLQGHTDWVSAVAFSPDGRYLASVGVEKDRTLRIFELPTLQAEQEQVHRGPIFSLAFSPDGQTLATAASDGTIKVWNLADARLRATLPTTAGDNPYALSFLQADTLAVGLSNPDGKEGRLLIWKLAAQPQLLRTIETGAPYLIVPDSTGQRFAVWHARHPSGVASLQYHLSLFETATGRQVGSLSPTPELRALAITPAHLAIFGDSRGQVRSAFLGENKNPTAPWSLFSGPIADVGITPDGKFVVAADEKGTIQIADFAQRKMVKEFADKTEGVRMVLVNPSGRTFITITAKEQVKLWALDPAAPPQPLRTWKFSSSIRTAAFSPDGESLAVALNDGTVALLELPAERKK, encoded by the coding sequence ATGAGCGGAACATTCCAGTCGAGACGAAAAGGGATTGTAGTAGGGACGGTTCTGGTCCTAGCAGCAGGGCTAGCATACCGGGCGCCTGCCCCCAGCCAGGAACCGACGGCTACTACCCCGCCGGTGCAACAGTGGCAAAGCCAGTATCAGCGGGAGCGTGAGGAAGCCCGGCAACAGGGATGGGGTGAGGCGGCATTGCAGGCGGCGGAGGAATGGGCAGAACGTGCTCAAGCGGCGATGCAAGCAGGCCGTACTGATCTGGCCATCCGCTATTGGCGTGAGGCCCGCTGGCGCCTGCCCTACATGCCACCTGATATGCCTCCCCACGTCCGTCGGGTATTACTTCAGTCCCGTTTGCGGCACGGTGACCGGATCAATAGCCTGGTCTTCAGCCCCGATGGCCGGCGCCTCGTTTCGGCTTCACGCGATGGTACCGTCAAAATCTGGGACTTGGACAATGGCCGAGAGTTGATCTGCTATCGCGGGCATCTTTCGCAGAGCGATGATCCGACACGCAGCGGCAAAGGGATGACGAACGTCCTCCAGGCCAGCGATGCTGCCTTCCACCCGCGCGGCCAGTGGATTGCCTCGGTCAGCGGCAATCAAGTCCACCTCTGGGAGGCAGCGAGTGGCAAACATCTCAAAACCCTGTTGCAATTGAAAACCGATCGGCCTCTCAAATGCTTGGCCTTCCACCCGCAAGGCACGCTCCTCGCAGTGGGGGGAGATGACGGCGTGCTGCGCCTCGTGGACATTACCACCGGTCAGGAAGTCTGGACAGTACCGTCCCGCAATGCCCGCATCGAACGGGTGGCTTGGAACAAGGATGGGTCTTTGATCGCCTTGGGGGACAGCAATGCACAAATTGGAGTGTATGCCCTAGATAATAAACAACTGCTCCTCGGCATGACAGCATTGGAGGGGGGCGAAGTTCTCGGGCTAGCGTGTTCGGTCCAAGATCGGCTGCTCATCGGGGGACGTCAGGGACGGGTTCAGGTGCTGTACTTGCCCCGGCTCAAAGACGCGGGGGCCGACAAGGCAGGCATGCGCGATGGCGAAGATTTCCAAGGCCATGAAGGGGCCGTCTATGCCTTGGCCACGTCTCAGGATGGTAAGTTCCTGGTGACTGGGGGAAGGGATCGAACCGTCCGCCTCTGGGACTTTGCCTCCCGGCAACAACTCCGCTTGTGGCAAGGCCATGCCCAGGCTGTCACCGCAGTGGCAATCAGTCCGGATAGTCGCTGGGCAGCGAGCGGGAGCGAAGACGGGACCATCCGTCTCTGGCCGCTACAGCAAAGCGACGAGCACCGTGCTTTCCAGGATGCGAAAGATTCGCTCTGGGCGGTGGCCTACAGTCCCGATGGCAAGCGCTTAGCCACTGCGGGGGCCGATGGCCGCCTCCGCCTCTACGATTCCGCCGCTGGGAAATTGCTGGCTGATTTTCCCGCCGCGACACTACCCATCACCACGCTGGAGTTCTTCCCCGATTCCCGCCGGGTAGCTCTGGCTGGGGGGGATCGCCATATCGCCATTTGGGACCTCGAACAGCGCAAGCCGGTGCGGACTCTCAGCGGGCACACCTCGGCCATTCTGGCGCTCGCGGTGGCGGCAGACGGCCAGCACTTGTTGAGCGGTGCCGCCGACAAAACCGCACGTTGGTGGAATCTGGAACAGGGCCAAGCTGTGTGGACTTGGAATGGCCGTTCCGCAGTGTGCGCCGTGGCTATCCGTCCAGGTAAAAAAAACCATCTAGCCGTCGGGTTGGCGGATGGGACACTGGTGATCCTCGACGGGGCGAGCACGACCGCAAAAGAGCTATCCCGCCAGCCCAATGCCAATGGGGCCGGTGTCGCGGGCCTAGCTTTCAGCCGGGATGGCCAGCGGCTGGCTTCCGTGGGCGGAGATGGCAGCATTCAGCTCTGGCAGGTGACGGACACGGGAACCGTTCAACCTCTGGCTCGCCTCCACTCCCCCTCCCGGAACAGCTCGGCAACGGCTCCCCTGACCGGAGTGGCCTTCAGTCCGGATGGCCGCCATCTTGCTGCCGTCGGTGCCGACACTTTCGTGCATCTGTGGGACACCGTCACGGGCACGGAGGTCCGCACACTTCAAGGGCACACCGATTGGGTATCCGCCGTGGCTTTCAGTCCGGATGGCCGTTATCTGGCGAGCGTCGGCGTAGAAAAAGACCGAACCTTGCGGATCTTCGAGTTACCCACTCTGCAAGCCGAACAGGAGCAGGTTCACCGCGGTCCGATCTTCTCCCTTGCCTTCAGCCCGGACGGCCAAACTCTGGCCACCGCCGCCTCAGACGGCACCATCAAAGTCTGGAATCTGGCGGATGCTCGTTTGCGAGCCACTCTTCCCACCACGGCGGGAGATAATCCCTATGCCTTGAGCTTCCTCCAAGCGGACACCCTTGCAGTCGGCTTGTCCAACCCTGACGGCAAAGAGGGACGATTGCTGATCTGGAAGCTTGCTGCTCAACCCCAACTGCTCCGCACCATTGAGACCGGCGCTCCCTATCTGATTGTTCCGGACTCGACAGGCCAGCGTTTTGCCGTTTGGCATGCACGTCACCCCAGCGGTGTTGCTTCGCTCCAGTACCACCTGAGCCTCTTCGAAACCGCCACGGGCCGTCAAGTGGGGAGTTTGTCTCCCACTCCCGAACTGCGCGCCCTAGCAATTACGCCGGCCCACTTAGCCATCTTCGGCGATTCACGCGGGCAGGTCCGCTCAGCGTTCCTGGGCGAGAACAAGAATCCGACCGCTCCCTGGTCTCTTTTCTCCGGTCCGATTGCCGACGTGGGAATCACTCCCGATGGCAAGTTTGTCGTGGCCGCGGACGAGAAAGGCACGATCCAAATTGCAGACTTCGCCCAGAGAAAGATGGTGAAGGAGTTCGCAGATAAAACCGAGGGCGTGCGCATGGTACTGGTCAATCCGAGCGGGCGCACCTTTATCACCATCACAGCCAAGGAGCAGGTCAAGCTGTGGGCGTTGGACCCCGCCGCTCCTCCTCAACCGCTGCGCACCTGGAAGTTTTCGAGCAGTATCCGTACAGCTGCTTTCAGCCCGGACGGGGAATCCCTGGCTGTTGCGCTGAACGATGGCACGGTAGCTCTGCTGGAATTGCCAGCGGAACGGAAGAAGTGA
- the nadD gene encoding nicotinate (nicotinamide) nucleotide adenylyltransferase — translation MRIGLFGGTFDPVHMGHLILAEQSRDQGRLDEVWFVPSAHPPHKREQPLTRFEQRCDMLELATAGHPHFRIERIEKELPPPGYTVQTLTHLRQRHPDHEFFLILGADSLADLPGWYQPQQIVSQAGLLVAPRPGVMLWTAERLAEAIAVNAGQVRLHYIACPLIEIASRELRRSVAQGWSIRYLVPRAVEEYIRERGLYRPKASGSGPASATYELTLL, via the coding sequence ATGCGCATCGGACTATTCGGCGGAACGTTCGATCCTGTGCATATGGGTCATCTGATCCTGGCGGAGCAAAGCCGGGACCAGGGGCGGTTGGATGAAGTTTGGTTTGTACCCAGCGCCCATCCGCCGCACAAACGGGAGCAACCGTTGACCCGTTTTGAACAACGATGCGATATGCTGGAGTTAGCCACCGCCGGGCATCCGCACTTCCGGATCGAACGGATTGAGAAGGAACTTCCGCCCCCTGGCTATACGGTGCAAACATTGACCCACTTGCGACAGCGCCACCCGGATCACGAATTTTTTTTGATACTCGGAGCGGACAGCCTGGCGGACTTGCCAGGGTGGTACCAGCCTCAGCAGATTGTGAGCCAGGCGGGTTTACTTGTCGCTCCCCGTCCAGGGGTCATGTTGTGGACTGCCGAACGCTTGGCCGAAGCCATAGCGGTAAACGCCGGTCAGGTGCGGCTGCATTACATTGCCTGTCCGTTGATCGAGATTGCCAGCCGGGAATTGCGCCGCTCCGTGGCCCAAGGCTGGAGCATCCGTTACTTGGTACCGCGAGCGGTGGAGGAGTATATTCGCGAACGTGGTCTGTACCGTCCGAAAGCGTCCGGGTCCGGTCCGGCTTCCGCGACATACGAACTGACTCTCCTGTAG
- a CDS encoding RNA polymerase sigma factor — MILGSQKLPGDGTDTPMHSGDPDERKSGTAEPSDEAEQELALFRQAQQGDFAAFQQLIQRWQDHVFTLAYRILGQRQDAEDVTQQTFLSVIEHLEQFRGESSVRTWVLRIATNHALQWLRRKRSRPAVSLDTLVNEEEDRAPLPHPEYIARWRDDPQRLVQDREVRQLIDQALSELDDKYRVVFVLRDIEGLSVRETAEILGISESNVKVRLLRARLQLRERLTASLADPSTRVFPDHSHHAEQLPPPTASLPPSPDERTPTDQARRVFPD, encoded by the coding sequence ATGATACTGGGATCTCAAAAACTTCCAGGAGATGGAACAGATACCCCCATGCATTCCGGTGATCCTGATGAGCGGAAATCTGGAACCGCTGAACCCTCGGATGAAGCCGAACAAGAGCTAGCGCTGTTCCGGCAGGCCCAACAGGGTGATTTCGCCGCCTTTCAGCAATTGATTCAGCGCTGGCAGGATCACGTCTTCACCTTGGCCTATCGCATTTTGGGCCAGCGGCAGGATGCCGAGGATGTGACCCAGCAGACCTTCTTGAGCGTCATCGAGCATCTGGAACAGTTCCGCGGCGAGTCCTCAGTCCGGACATGGGTTTTGCGGATTGCGACCAATCATGCCCTGCAATGGCTGCGGCGGAAGCGTTCCCGTCCGGCAGTCTCTTTAGATACATTGGTGAACGAAGAGGAGGATCGTGCGCCGTTGCCCCATCCAGAATACATCGCGCGCTGGCGAGATGACCCGCAGCGCTTGGTCCAGGATCGCGAAGTCCGCCAGCTTATCGACCAAGCTCTCAGCGAACTGGATGACAAATACCGCGTGGTATTCGTGCTCCGGGACATCGAAGGCTTGAGCGTACGCGAGACGGCGGAGATTCTGGGCATCAGCGAGAGCAATGTCAAGGTTCGCCTGCTGCGTGCCCGCTTGCAACTGCGGGAGCGACTGACTGCCTCCTTGGCGGATCCCTCGACGCGTGTGTTCCCGGATCACAGCCACCATGCGGAGCAACTGCCGCCTCCAACAGCCTCGTTGCCCCCATCGCCGGATGAGCGGACGCCGACAGATCAGGCTCGGAGGGTGTTCCCAGACTGA
- a CDS encoding anti-sigma factor family protein yields the protein MTCEELLQALNEYVDGTLDLSQLECQQFAEHLKGCHPCQVVVDTIRGTIQLYRAGEPYPLPPEFATRLQQLLQARWQAKFPASAPAGTPRR from the coding sequence ATGACCTGCGAGGAATTGCTTCAAGCCCTGAATGAATATGTGGATGGTACGCTGGACTTGTCCCAGTTGGAATGCCAGCAGTTTGCGGAACATCTCAAGGGATGCCATCCGTGCCAGGTGGTGGTGGATACAATCCGGGGAACGATCCAGTTGTATCGGGCGGGCGAGCCGTACCCTTTACCGCCGGAGTTTGCCACCCGCTTGCAGCAATTGTTACAAGCCCGATGGCAGGCCAAATTCCCCGCAAGTGCGCCTGCTGGCACGCCAAGGCGCTGA
- a CDS encoding efflux RND transporter periplasmic adaptor subunit produces the protein MLLLILAGFFHPKVAVPPGDGETEEGKNDGQAIPGERIATVRVVRRPRWESAVGTVRPVHEAAVASKLLAKVVEVRVRAGQAVQKGEVLVRLDDADLQARKKQAEAALQSAHSLLQQTQADYERAAQLLRSNSIARSEFDKAEAAWRAAQAERERLQQLLREAEVLLEYTIIRSPIDGIVTDKRVEVGDTVTPGQVVLTVYNPARMQLVVTVRESLAQRLRVGQKIRGRLESLDYECEATVSEIVPEAQTASRSFTVKVVGPCPPGVYSGMFGRIFLPLEDEEVLVIPPAAVRHIGQLTMVEVLSAGRVVRRSVLLGRQLPEGYEVLSGLREGEQVVLPDSQKEISS, from the coding sequence ATGCTGCTGTTGATATTGGCCGGTTTTTTCCACCCCAAGGTGGCAGTGCCTCCCGGTGACGGGGAGACAGAGGAGGGAAAAAATGATGGTCAGGCGATCCCAGGGGAGCGGATCGCAACGGTGCGGGTGGTCCGTCGTCCGCGCTGGGAATCCGCCGTGGGTACGGTCCGTCCGGTCCATGAGGCCGCGGTAGCATCCAAGCTACTGGCCAAAGTAGTCGAGGTGCGTGTTCGGGCAGGTCAAGCGGTGCAGAAGGGAGAGGTGCTGGTTCGTTTGGACGATGCCGACCTTCAGGCACGAAAAAAACAGGCGGAGGCAGCCTTGCAAAGTGCTCACTCCCTGCTTCAACAGACTCAAGCCGACTATGAGCGTGCCGCTCAGCTTTTGCGCAGCAATTCGATTGCCCGATCTGAGTTCGATAAAGCCGAAGCCGCTTGGCGAGCGGCGCAAGCGGAGCGGGAACGCCTCCAGCAATTGTTGCGCGAAGCCGAGGTGCTGCTGGAATACACGATCATCCGCTCTCCTATCGATGGAATTGTCACCGACAAGCGGGTTGAGGTCGGTGACACTGTGACGCCAGGTCAGGTAGTGCTCACCGTGTATAATCCTGCCCGAATGCAACTGGTGGTGACAGTCCGGGAATCCCTAGCCCAGCGGCTTCGCGTCGGGCAGAAGATCCGGGGGCGCCTGGAATCCCTGGACTATGAATGCGAGGCGACAGTCAGCGAGATCGTTCCAGAGGCCCAGACTGCCAGCCGTTCCTTCACGGTTAAAGTAGTTGGTCCCTGTCCGCCGGGAGTTTACAGTGGCATGTTCGGACGCATATTCCTCCCTCTGGAAGATGAAGAGGTGTTAGTAATACCTCCTGCAGCCGTACGGCACATCGGTCAACTGACCATGGTGGAAGTGCTCAGCGCTGGCCGTGTTGTTCGGCGGAGTGTGCTCCTCGGACGGCAGTTGCCGGAAGGCTATGAAGTGCTTTCCGGCTTGCGAGAGGGAGAACAGGTTGTGCTGCCTGATTCCCAGAAGGAAATCTCCTCATGA